A single Capricornis sumatraensis isolate serow.1 chromosome 20, serow.2, whole genome shotgun sequence DNA region contains:
- the HSPBP1 gene encoding hsp70-binding protein 1: MANQGSGGSRLPLALPSASQDCSSGGSGSSEGGSGHPPPPRNLQGLLQMAITAGSEEPDPPPEPMSEERRQWLQEAMSAAFRGQREEVEQMKNCLQVLSQPTPSSAGEAELAADQQEREGALELLADLCENMDNAADFCQLSGMHLLVGRYLEAGPAGLRWRAAQLIGTCSQNVAAIQEQVLGLGALRKLLRLLDRDPCDTVRVKALFAISCLVREQEAGLLQFLRLDGFSVLMRAMQQQVQKLKVKSAFLLQNLLVGHPEHKGTLCAMGMVQQLVALVRTEHSPFHEHVLGALCSLVTDFPQGVRECREPELGLEELLRHRCQLLQQHEEYQEELEFCEKLLQTCFSTPTDDSMDR; the protein is encoded by the exons ATGGCGAACCAGGGCTCCGGGGGCAGTCGCCTTCCCCTGGCGCTGCCCTCAGCCTCCCAGGATTGCTCGTCAGGGGGGAGCGGCTCCTCCGAGGGCGGCTCGGGCCATCCCCCGCCCCCGCGAAACCTCCAAGGCCTGCTGCAGATGGCCATCACGGCGGGCTCTGAAGAGCCAGACCCACCTCCAGAACCCATGAGTGAGGAG AGGCGCCAGTGGCTGCAGGAGGCCATGTCGGCCGCCTTCCGTGGCCAACGGGAGGAGGTGGAGCAGATGAAGAACTGCCTCCAGGTGCTGTCCCAGCCCACGCCCTCCTCGGCTGGCGAGGCTGAACTGGCTGCTGACCAGCAGGAGCGCGAGGGAGCCCTGGAGCTGCTGGCGGACCTGTGTGAGAACATGGACAACGCAGCAG ACTTCTGCCAGCTGTCGGGCATGCACCTGCTGGTGGGCCGCTACCTGGAGGCGGGGCCGGCGGGTCTGCGGTGGCGAGCAGCACAGCTCATCGGCACGTGCAGCCAGAATGTGGCTGCCATCCAGGAGCAGGTGCTGGGCCTCGGCGCCCTGCGCAAGCTGCTGCGCCTGCTGGACCGGGACCCCTGTGACACGGTGCGCGTCAAGGCCCTCTTCGCCATCTCCT gcctggtCCGGGAGCAGGAGGCCGGGCTGCTGCAGTTCCTCCGCCTGGACGGCTTCTCCGTGTTGATGCGGGCCATGCAGCAGCAGGTGCAGAAGCTCAAGGTCAAGTCGGCGTTCCTGCTGCAGAACCTGCTGGTGGGCCACCCTGAACACAAAG GGACCCTGTGTGCCATGGGCATGGTCCAGCAGCTCGTGGCCCTCGTGCGGACAGAACACAGCCCCTTCCACGAGCATGTGCTTGGAGCCCTGTGCAG CTTGGTGACAGACTTCCCCCAGGGCGTGCGGGAGTGCCGAGAGCCCGAGCTGGGCCTGGAGGAGCTCCTGCGGCACCGGTGCCAGCTGCTGCAGCAGCATGAAGAGTACCAG GAGGAGCTGGAGTTCTGTGAAAAGTTGCTACAGACCTGTTTCTCCACCCCAACTGATGACAGCATGGATCGGTGA